The following proteins are encoded in a genomic region of Calditrichota bacterium:
- a CDS encoding LemA family protein, producing MGNAFKVIFIILAVVIVLALFLSRPYNQLVTLDEEVNTAWSQVENQLQRRYDLIPNLVETVKGYAAHEKEVFIEVAKARASVGGARTPGEKIQANNQLTGALSRLLLVVERYPELKANENFIRLQDELAGTENRIAVERRKYNEKVKVYNQKVRHFPTNMIAGFFGFEKRPYFEAPTEAKQAPKVDFSGK from the coding sequence ATGGGTAATGCGTTTAAAGTCATTTTTATAATTCTGGCTGTGGTGATTGTTTTAGCGCTTTTCCTGTCCCGACCTTACAATCAGTTAGTTACGCTGGACGAAGAAGTGAACACCGCCTGGTCCCAGGTGGAAAATCAACTGCAACGAAGATACGATTTGATTCCTAATTTGGTGGAAACAGTCAAAGGTTACGCCGCTCACGAAAAAGAAGTCTTCATTGAAGTAGCGAAAGCGCGCGCCAGCGTTGGCGGCGCCAGAACTCCTGGAGAAAAAATTCAGGCGAACAATCAACTTACCGGCGCTCTTTCCCGCTTGCTGCTGGTTGTGGAACGCTACCCGGAATTGAAAGCAAATGAAAATTTCATCCGCTTACAGGACGAATTGGCTGGCACGGAAAACCGCATCGCCGTGGAACGCCGTAAATACAACGAAAAAGTGAAAGTTTACAACCAAAAAGTGCGTCATTTTCCCACAAATATGATTGCAGGATTTTTTGGTTTCGAAAAACGACCCTATTTCGAAGCCCCGACAGAGGCAAAACAGGCCCCGAAAGTGGACTTCAGCGGCAAATAA
- a CDS encoding nucleotidyltransferase domain-containing protein: protein MSKIPKDPATISEPFAQNCKQIFGDDLISVILYGSAARGDYVYKKSDINFLIVLTDDGIQNLDRAHPLIKKWAKRRVSTPLFLTKDYISSALDTFPIEFLTMKQHHQLVFGEDVLEKLEFNPGDIRLQCERDLRGKLVHLQENYLGSLGKPRVLKMLLRNSLPTFVSIFSALLEIKNKSLPASKSEVVQATAHEFGLDAAVFEQILQFRANHIKLKKEQLNQLVKKYIEQVRKLTAEVDKL, encoded by the coding sequence ATGTCAAAAATTCCCAAGGACCCGGCGACAATTTCAGAGCCATTCGCGCAGAATTGCAAACAAATTTTCGGCGATGACCTGATTTCCGTTATTTTGTACGGCAGCGCGGCGCGCGGAGATTACGTTTACAAGAAATCGGATATCAATTTTCTCATCGTGCTCACGGACGACGGCATTCAAAATTTGGACAGAGCGCATCCGTTGATCAAAAAATGGGCAAAGAGACGCGTCAGTACACCGCTTTTTTTGACGAAAGATTACATCAGTTCAGCGCTGGACACTTTTCCCATTGAATTTCTGACGATGAAGCAACATCATCAACTCGTTTTCGGCGAGGATGTGCTGGAAAAATTGGAGTTCAATCCCGGAGACATTCGCCTCCAATGCGAGCGTGATCTGCGGGGGAAATTAGTTCATTTGCAGGAAAATTATTTAGGCAGTCTCGGCAAGCCGCGCGTTCTCAAAATGCTGCTGCGAAATTCTCTGCCCACATTTGTTTCAATTTTCAGTGCGCTTTTAGAGATTAAAAATAAGTCTCTGCCAGCATCAAAATCGGAAGTTGTGCAAGCGACTGCTCACGAATTCGGTCTCGACGCGGCTGTTTTTGAGCAAATTTTGCAATTTCGCGCCAATCACATTAAATTGAAGAAAGAGCAACTGAATCAATTAGTTAAAAAATACATCGAACAAGTTAGAAAATTAACGGCAGAAGTCGATAAATTATAA
- a CDS encoding TPM domain-containing protein: MKKLLTTLFVVFIGITLFATSLSAQKFPRPINYVSDYADVIPPEFEQKINTLCLELKQKTGVEIAAVTIPTLGDNYIEDYANRLFEAWGIGEKGKDNGVLILDAIKERRIRIEIGYGIEGIIPDGKAGEIRDTYLIPYLKRGKFGQGFLYTTAAIAEEIAKANGVELTGQVKLPARKRNSGGMSFITILFIFFLIFATRGRILPWLFLGAMMGGSGRGRGGWGNFGGGGGFGGGFGGFGGGMSGGGGVSGGY; the protein is encoded by the coding sequence ATGAAGAAGCTACTTACGACGTTATTTGTTGTTTTCATTGGCATTACGTTATTTGCCACATCATTATCAGCGCAAAAATTTCCCCGCCCGATCAATTACGTCAGTGATTACGCGGACGTGATTCCCCCGGAATTTGAGCAAAAAATAAATACTCTCTGTTTGGAGTTGAAGCAGAAGACCGGCGTTGAAATCGCCGCAGTGACCATTCCCACGCTCGGCGACAATTACATCGAGGATTATGCCAATCGTCTGTTTGAAGCCTGGGGAATCGGAGAAAAAGGCAAAGACAACGGTGTTCTGATTTTGGACGCCATTAAAGAGAGACGCATTCGCATCGAAATCGGCTACGGCATTGAAGGAATCATTCCTGACGGCAAAGCCGGTGAAATTCGGGATACCTATTTGATTCCTTACTTGAAGCGGGGCAAATTTGGCCAGGGTTTTCTCTACACCACAGCGGCCATTGCCGAAGAAATTGCCAAAGCCAATGGCGTGGAACTCACCGGACAAGTAAAATTGCCGGCGAGAAAGCGCAATAGCGGCGGAATGAGCTTTATTACGATACTGTTCATCTTTTTTCTGATTTTTGCCACGCGCGGACGAATTTTGCCGTGGCTGTTTTTAGGCGCGATGATGGGCGGAAGCGGTCGTGGTCGCGGCGGTTGGGGAAATTTCGGTGGCGGAGGAGGGTTTGGCGGCGGATTTGGCGGCTTCGGCGGCGGAATGAGCGGCGGCGGCGGCGTCAGTGGCGGATATTAA